A genomic window from Balaenoptera acutorostrata chromosome 20, mBalAcu1.1, whole genome shotgun sequence includes:
- the P2RX5 gene encoding P2X purinoceptor 5 isoform X1, with translation MGQAGCKGLYQSLLDYKTEKYVIAKNKKVGLLYRLLQVTILTYLVVWVFLVKKCYQDTDSSLQSSIVTKVKGVTFTNTSELGERLWDVADYVIPPQGENVFFVITNLVVTPNQRQETCAESESIPDALCCEDSDCPPGEPVVAGNGVRTGRCLRAGSEQKGTCEIFAWCPVETKSRPAKPLLGEAEDFTVYIKNFIRFPKFNFSKTNVLDTTDRAFLKSCKYGPKDPYCPIFRLGSVVSWTGSNFQEIAVQGGVIGIQIEWDCDLDRAPSECYPHYYFNRLDNRFSENSLSSGYNFRFAKYYRDAAGVEFRTLFKAYGIRFDVMVNGKAGKFNIIPTVINVGSGVALMGVGSFFCDLVLIYFIKKSHFYRDKKYEEVRDLEVLARMAESSQQSVAPDAAGLAEQPEVQDGGGAQKENGCVCRQLLQPARSGRQGNGKVNVEQLQNLQTVEA, from the exons ATGGGGCAGGCGGGCTGCAAGGGGCTCTACCAGTCGCTCTTAGACTACAAGACCGAGAAGTACGTCATCGCCAAGAACAAGAAGGTGGGCCTGCTCTACCGGCTGCTGCAGGTCACCATCCTGACCTACCTGGTGGT TTGGGTGTTCCTGGTGAAGAAGTGTTACCAAGACACCGACTCGTCCCTGCAGAGCAGCATCGTCACCAAAGTCAAGGGTGTGACCTTCACCAACACCTCAGAGCTTGGGGAGCGGCTCTGGGATGTTGCCGACTATGTCATCCCACCCCAG GGAGAGAATGTCTTCTTTGTAATCACCAACCTGGTCGTGACCCCCAACCAGCGGCAGGAAACCTGTGCCGAG AGTGAGAGCATTCCGGATGCCTTGTGCTGTGAGGACAGCGACTGCCCTCCTGGGGAGCCGGTTGTGGCTGGAAATG GAGTGAGGACCGGCCGCTGCCTGCGGGCGGGGAGTGAGCAAAAGGGCACCTGTGAGATCTTCGCCTGGTGCCCGGTGGAGACAAAGTCCAGGCCCGC GAAGCCACTCCTGGGCGAAGCTGAAGACTTCACTGTTTACATAAAGAACTTCATTCGTTTCCCCAAATTCAACTTCTCCAA GACAAATGTGCTGGACACCACGGACAGAGCTTTCCTGAAGTCCTGTAAATATGGCCCCAAGGACCCCTACTGCCCCATCTTCCGACTTGGGTCTGTGGTCAGCTGGACGGGGAGCAACTTCCAGGAGATAGCTGTGCAG GGTGGTGTGATAGGAATTCAGATTGAATGGGACTGTGACCTTGATAGAGCTCCGTCTGAATGTTACCCTCACTATTATTTTAACCGTCTGGACAACAGATTTTCAGAAAACTCTCTCTCTTCTGGGTACAACTTCAG GTTCGCCAAGTATTACCGAGACGCAGCTGGGGTGGAGTTCCGCACGCTGTTTAAAGCCTATGGGATCCGCTTTGATGTGATGGTGAACGGCAAG GCAGGGAAGTTCAACATCATCCCCACAGTCATCAACGTGGGCTCAGGGGTGGCGCTTATGGGCGTT GGGTCTTTCTTCTGCGACCTGGTACTCATCTACTTCATCAAAAAGAGCCACTTTTACCGAGACAAGAAATATGAGGAAGTGAG GGACCTAGAGGTCCTCGCCCGAATGGCAGAGTCCTCACAGCAGAGCGTGGCCCCAGACGCGGCGGGGCTGGCGGAGCAGCCAGAGGTGCAGGATGGAGGCGGTGCCCAGAAGGAGAATGGCTGTGTGTGCAGGCAGCTCCTCCAGCCCGCCAG GTCTGGCCGCCAGGGGAATGGAAAGGTGAATGTGGAGCAGCTGCAGAACCTGCAGACCGTGGAGGCATAG
- the P2RX5 gene encoding P2X purinoceptor 5 isoform X3, with translation MGQAGCKGLYQSLLDYKTEKYVIAKNKKVGLLYRLLQVTILTYLVVWVFLVKKCYQDTDSSLQSSIVTKVKGVTFTNTSELGERLWDVADYVIPPQGENVFFVITNLVVTPNQRQETCAESESIPDALCCEDSDCPPGEPVVAGNGVRTGRCLRAGSEQKGTCEIFAWCPVETKSRPAKPLLGEAEDFTVYIKNFIRFPKFNFSKTNVLDTTDRAFLKSCKYGPKDPYCPIFRLGSVVSWTGSNFQEIAVQGGVIGIQIEWDCDLDRAPSECYPHYYFNRLDNRFSENSLSSGYNFRFAKYYRDAAGVEFRTLFKAYGIRFDVMVNGKAGKFNIIPTVINVGSGVALMGVGSFFCDLVLIYFIKKSHFYRDKKYEEVRSGRQGNGKVNVEQLQNLQTVEA, from the exons ATGGGGCAGGCGGGCTGCAAGGGGCTCTACCAGTCGCTCTTAGACTACAAGACCGAGAAGTACGTCATCGCCAAGAACAAGAAGGTGGGCCTGCTCTACCGGCTGCTGCAGGTCACCATCCTGACCTACCTGGTGGT TTGGGTGTTCCTGGTGAAGAAGTGTTACCAAGACACCGACTCGTCCCTGCAGAGCAGCATCGTCACCAAAGTCAAGGGTGTGACCTTCACCAACACCTCAGAGCTTGGGGAGCGGCTCTGGGATGTTGCCGACTATGTCATCCCACCCCAG GGAGAGAATGTCTTCTTTGTAATCACCAACCTGGTCGTGACCCCCAACCAGCGGCAGGAAACCTGTGCCGAG AGTGAGAGCATTCCGGATGCCTTGTGCTGTGAGGACAGCGACTGCCCTCCTGGGGAGCCGGTTGTGGCTGGAAATG GAGTGAGGACCGGCCGCTGCCTGCGGGCGGGGAGTGAGCAAAAGGGCACCTGTGAGATCTTCGCCTGGTGCCCGGTGGAGACAAAGTCCAGGCCCGC GAAGCCACTCCTGGGCGAAGCTGAAGACTTCACTGTTTACATAAAGAACTTCATTCGTTTCCCCAAATTCAACTTCTCCAA GACAAATGTGCTGGACACCACGGACAGAGCTTTCCTGAAGTCCTGTAAATATGGCCCCAAGGACCCCTACTGCCCCATCTTCCGACTTGGGTCTGTGGTCAGCTGGACGGGGAGCAACTTCCAGGAGATAGCTGTGCAG GGTGGTGTGATAGGAATTCAGATTGAATGGGACTGTGACCTTGATAGAGCTCCGTCTGAATGTTACCCTCACTATTATTTTAACCGTCTGGACAACAGATTTTCAGAAAACTCTCTCTCTTCTGGGTACAACTTCAG GTTCGCCAAGTATTACCGAGACGCAGCTGGGGTGGAGTTCCGCACGCTGTTTAAAGCCTATGGGATCCGCTTTGATGTGATGGTGAACGGCAAG GCAGGGAAGTTCAACATCATCCCCACAGTCATCAACGTGGGCTCAGGGGTGGCGCTTATGGGCGTT GGGTCTTTCTTCTGCGACCTGGTACTCATCTACTTCATCAAAAAGAGCCACTTTTACCGAGACAAGAAATATGAGGAAGTGAG GTCTGGCCGCCAGGGGAATGGAAAGGTGAATGTGGAGCAGCTGCAGAACCTGCAGACCGTGGAGGCATAG
- the P2RX5 gene encoding P2X purinoceptor 5 isoform X2 → MLYNHHHYLIPGRFHHPQKKPVSINSHLQFSPTTIPCWVFLVKKCYQDTDSSLQSSIVTKVKGVTFTNTSELGERLWDVADYVIPPQGENVFFVITNLVVTPNQRQETCAESESIPDALCCEDSDCPPGEPVVAGNGVRTGRCLRAGSEQKGTCEIFAWCPVETKSRPAKPLLGEAEDFTVYIKNFIRFPKFNFSKTNVLDTTDRAFLKSCKYGPKDPYCPIFRLGSVVSWTGSNFQEIAVQGGVIGIQIEWDCDLDRAPSECYPHYYFNRLDNRFSENSLSSGYNFRFAKYYRDAAGVEFRTLFKAYGIRFDVMVNGKAGKFNIIPTVINVGSGVALMGVGSFFCDLVLIYFIKKSHFYRDKKYEEVRDLEVLARMAESSQQSVAPDAAGLAEQPEVQDGGGAQKENGCVCRQLLQPARSGRQGNGKVNVEQLQNLQTVEA, encoded by the exons atgttgtacaaccatcaccactatctaattccaggacgtttccatcacccccaaaagaaacctgtGTCTATTAACAGTCATTTGCAGTTCTCCCCTACCACCATCCCTTG TTGGGTGTTCCTGGTGAAGAAGTGTTACCAAGACACCGACTCGTCCCTGCAGAGCAGCATCGTCACCAAAGTCAAGGGTGTGACCTTCACCAACACCTCAGAGCTTGGGGAGCGGCTCTGGGATGTTGCCGACTATGTCATCCCACCCCAG GGAGAGAATGTCTTCTTTGTAATCACCAACCTGGTCGTGACCCCCAACCAGCGGCAGGAAACCTGTGCCGAG AGTGAGAGCATTCCGGATGCCTTGTGCTGTGAGGACAGCGACTGCCCTCCTGGGGAGCCGGTTGTGGCTGGAAATG GAGTGAGGACCGGCCGCTGCCTGCGGGCGGGGAGTGAGCAAAAGGGCACCTGTGAGATCTTCGCCTGGTGCCCGGTGGAGACAAAGTCCAGGCCCGC GAAGCCACTCCTGGGCGAAGCTGAAGACTTCACTGTTTACATAAAGAACTTCATTCGTTTCCCCAAATTCAACTTCTCCAA GACAAATGTGCTGGACACCACGGACAGAGCTTTCCTGAAGTCCTGTAAATATGGCCCCAAGGACCCCTACTGCCCCATCTTCCGACTTGGGTCTGTGGTCAGCTGGACGGGGAGCAACTTCCAGGAGATAGCTGTGCAG GGTGGTGTGATAGGAATTCAGATTGAATGGGACTGTGACCTTGATAGAGCTCCGTCTGAATGTTACCCTCACTATTATTTTAACCGTCTGGACAACAGATTTTCAGAAAACTCTCTCTCTTCTGGGTACAACTTCAG GTTCGCCAAGTATTACCGAGACGCAGCTGGGGTGGAGTTCCGCACGCTGTTTAAAGCCTATGGGATCCGCTTTGATGTGATGGTGAACGGCAAG GCAGGGAAGTTCAACATCATCCCCACAGTCATCAACGTGGGCTCAGGGGTGGCGCTTATGGGCGTT GGGTCTTTCTTCTGCGACCTGGTACTCATCTACTTCATCAAAAAGAGCCACTTTTACCGAGACAAGAAATATGAGGAAGTGAG GGACCTAGAGGTCCTCGCCCGAATGGCAGAGTCCTCACAGCAGAGCGTGGCCCCAGACGCGGCGGGGCTGGCGGAGCAGCCAGAGGTGCAGGATGGAGGCGGTGCCCAGAAGGAGAATGGCTGTGTGTGCAGGCAGCTCCTCCAGCCCGCCAG GTCTGGCCGCCAGGGGAATGGAAAGGTGAATGTGGAGCAGCTGCAGAACCTGCAGACCGTGGAGGCATAG